One Streptomyces sp. NBC_01217 genomic region harbors:
- a CDS encoding GlsB/YeaQ/YmgE family stress response membrane protein has product MGWLWAIIVGLVLGLIAKAILPGKQSIPLWLTTIFGILGSVLGNAVATWIGVNDTRGIDWTRHLFQLIGAVVIVGLGDMLWTSLRGTKQKA; this is encoded by the coding sequence ATGGGCTGGTTGTGGGCAATCATCGTGGGCCTGGTGCTGGGTCTGATCGCGAAGGCGATCCTGCCCGGCAAACAGAGCATCCCACTCTGGCTGACGACGATCTTCGGCATCCTCGGCAGCGTCCTCGGCAACGCCGTCGCCACCTGGATCGGCGTCAACGACACCAGGGGCATCGACTGGACGCGCCATCTGTTCCAGTTGATCGGCGCGGTGGTCATCGTCGGTCTCGGCGACATGCTGTGGACCTCGCTCCGCGGTACGAAACAGAAGGCCTGA
- a CDS encoding DUF3099 domain-containing protein gives MRKRSGAEVFRITGARQGLADDVRGRQRRYVISMSVRTVSVILAAVLWNVERYVAMVALALGVLLPYVAVVIANAGRENTPSLPSTFVPAPMRPMLDATPVAGAAEAGPEADAAGRGGESA, from the coding sequence ATGCGGAAGCGGAGCGGTGCCGAGGTCTTCCGGATCACGGGGGCCCGTCAGGGGCTCGCGGACGATGTGCGCGGCAGACAGCGGCGCTATGTGATCTCTATGTCCGTACGGACTGTCTCGGTGATCCTGGCTGCCGTGCTGTGGAACGTCGAGCGGTACGTCGCGATGGTGGCGCTGGCACTCGGTGTCCTGCTCCCGTACGTGGCCGTCGTCATCGCCAACGCGGGCCGGGAGAACACCCCTTCGCTCCCCTCGACCTTCGTCCCCGCGCCGATGCGGCCCATGCTCGACGCCACGCCCGTGGCCGGTGCCGCGGAAGCCGGTCCGGAGGCCGACGCGGCCGGGCGCGGCGGGGAATCAGCATGA